The Pempheris klunzingeri isolate RE-2024b chromosome 16, fPemKlu1.hap1, whole genome shotgun sequence genome includes the window GTTGACGGCAGATGTGCGTAACAACCGTGTGTTGTGCTGCAATAGGACAAAGTGATAGCTATGGCTGGATTTATTACTGCTAAACCACTTTAGCACTTTTCTCTAGCATTCACAATTACAGCAAAGTTTCtcacttttcacttttgtgttttgaatgaGTGTTAGTTCTCTTCAGTAGTTTTTGTAATGTAGGCATGGGGAACACGTGATCTACAATATACTGGGCATCCCAGGGCATTGAGAGCAAAAAGTTTAGTGATCTCTAATAATCCCCAAAGTGTTTCATTTAATGGATGTGTTATTTCTCCATAAATGAGACAGGCAACCAAaccagtatttttctttttttcctcttgttttgtcAGCAGGTTGATGTTAAACCGACGTGCACACAAGTTTAGTTCaagtagttttgttttgttcaagcAATATTAGGAAactgctgcattttatttttcagattatAAATTAAAGGAGCAGGCaaaaggtataaaaaaaaaaaaaattaaaaaaagtccATTATGTAATGCAGAAATGCTTTAAAGCGTTGGGTTCTTCTTTGAGAtgaaatagtttgttttttttgttttagtgtttgaTTCTAGTCATGTTTGATCATGAAGTTTTTCCTCTATAGGTGAATCTGAAGTTAAAATCGACAGATGGTGATTGAAGCTTTGAagtgtttcatgtttatttattctgtcaATACACTGCAACTCGtatgtttcattattttaatgaGAAGAACCACAGACAGTGTCCTAGGCCATACTCGTTGAATGTGAAAATGGTGAAGTGCTCCGTTATTTTGCGTTTGAGAATTTTTGTTTGCCAGCTACTGCTTATGTGCCTTCATCTTTAAAGATATGTTAGATCGGACATGAGGTCTTAGATTTCATTTGCTTCCGCAAGATTAAGAAGGAACCAAGTTTACACTACTTGTAGTTTTACTGCTGCTTGAAGAGCAGAGAATGAATGTCAGTGGGTTTACACGTGAAATGTTGAACTGATTATTTTGTTAAAGGTTCGTTGCTGTTTGTGCAgataaactttttatttttgaacgTTTTTAGACCAAAGGGATTGGAAGAAAGCTTAATTTCAGCAGATGAATCCTTTAATGAAACACAGTAGAAAAGTATTTTTGTGTTGGTGGAACAACAGTAGGGCTCTGTGCTTACTGATCATGTAGGAACTGGCTCAGATGTGCATGTGATTGATCCCCGGACAAACGTATTGATACATTTGGATGATATTTAATTTTTCCATCATCAGTTATGTCCTCTTTTAGGAAGTCAATGTTAAGTTCAATAAATTTTTCACCATTAAATATGTagagtttgtctttatttgaacACTTCAGATATCACAGAACACACGCCCTGCTTCACTGTTGAGTGTCAGGATGGTTTGCATCACTGTAACTATTTCAGTACTGACAAGAGCAAAGAAACCGAACCGTGTGTGACTTACAGTATCTGACTGACGCTGTTGAGGGAAGGTGAACCGTTGGCACGCCAGGCATCTATTATCACAGCTATGATGCCaaactaaaatatttacatCCAGATTAAATAGTCAGAGCAGGAGCTCATGCGTTCACAGGCACGAACTCCCTTTTAACTTGTCCTGATACATGAACCAACCAGTGTGGCAGCCAGTCACTGACCTGATATGCTGATGAACAAGAATTTAAGCAATGAGTGAAGAGTCACTTCGAAACTACAGAGATGGCGTGCCATTCTTTGAATTCTACAAACAAGTCACCACGCAagcatgtctgtctgcttttgttctttttttttttctacatgaaATCAACTGGATCAGcaactacaaaaagaaaatccatgACGATCTTgagaaaagagatgagaaaagggTAAAAGACTCCAATCATCATCTTTAAAATCCCATGAAGTGAAAGTTACCATTTCTTTTATCAATCTCTGTAGATATTCTACACACATTCCCTCATATTGAAAACATGTGCACATAAGAGGGCGTGTGTTGCTTGAATGCCGTATTATTTGAGTCATGTTTTTGTATATACCAATTACTGCTTGGACAGGCATGATTCAGTCACTTGATTAGAGTGGCCTGACAAAAATGCCGTCAGTAAATCCCTTGCTCTGTTTGCAGAGCAAGggatttgtgttttgtgctacCATCAGTACAAATTTGCCCTTTGTAGGACAGAATGGCACTTCTTCTGtcttgtgtatgtgtttatgtagctgtgtgtgtctgtgtgtgtgtgtgtgtgtgtgtgtgtgcgcgcatgtgtgcaGTTTTTGTGATGTGTGTTCGTAGCATTCTGGAAATCAGGCAGAGATAAGGTCAGCCTGCTGAATGGGGGAGAAGAGGGCAAGTTAAACGTTTTCCGCTGATGTGTGCATCAGTGAACGGAGATGAAGCATATATATTAAGAGCGCTGATGGTCAGAGGGGGCACAGTTCTTGGTACCTGCTCTAACACACCACACAACATCTCAACACAAAGGTGAGACCGCAGCCACCTTTTTTCACTGCAAATCTATACTTGAATGATGTTGTTGCACGGAAGGAGTTTGCAGCTTTTTTCTGaagcttttgtttctttatccATTTACCATCCAGGTCTCAGCACAAACCATCATGGAAGATGCCATCTGCACCCTCGTCACCCAGTTCAAGAAGTACGCTGGGAAAGACGGGTCCTCCAGCACCCTGAGCAAAGATGAATTCCAAAACCTGGTGATCTCTCAGCTACCGAACTATGTCAAGGTAAATCTCAGAAGTTGGCCACTTTTCCTGCTGTTGACTGTGCATTCTGTGCGCCTATAGACAGGCATTAAGGAAAACTGTGGTGGTCTATTATGAAACATTAAGGTGTGCGAAGCCTCTTGAAATGTCACAGTACTGTTATTCACCGTTATTTACTGTGGCTTTTACATATAACTgctcattaaaacaaatgactttCTCTAAATTCAGATTGATGTTTTGTCTTCAGTAATTATGTTTACTTTCAAACAGGTTTCATAATTATCTtaattatattctttttatattCCAGTTTAGAGCCACATTtttatgctgtgtgttttctttgttaatctgccaattatttttccCATTACTCAATTTATGCATACTAATGCATATCAAGTGTAATTTCCCAGCGTAAATTAGCAAAATGATGCTTTAAAATGACTTAATTTGTCTGGGAGAAAATGCATTAAACTTACAGTTTCTTCTTTGATCAGCTATAACCTCTAAATAATCATGTTTGACAAATAAGTCAGACGCTGTATATCTGCATACAAAATATATCAAGTTTTACAACATATATTGATATGATGCTTGTTGTATAATGGCAAATGTGTGTCTTAGAGTTTGATTAAATATGTGCTTTTGGGTGGTTTTATCATCTGGAAACAAAGGAATTTGTACCTCAGTTATATTTATTACTACACCCAACCATTAGGTGGCAGGACAGCCCTGCAGAGTGCCTGATACTGTCGTTTAAAGTGATCTTGTCATGATCAGGGTTTCCTCTCTGTGATCACCCACAGAATGCCAGCGATCCTGGGGCGATCGAGCAGCTCATGGGCTCGCTGGATGAAAACAACGACGGAGAGCTGACTTTCTCCGAGTTCTGGCAGCTGATAGGAAAACTGGCGAGCAAACAGGGAGGCTTCAGTCAGTAGCGGTCCCCTTCATCTGTCAGTTGTGGCTTTGAGCAGATTGTGCAACACCAGTCAACTCAATTTGAGCTGTCCAACCGTGAACTCAAAGGCACTGGGATTCTTTTATCACTCCACCAGTGCCACATGTGTAACTCTTTAGTTAACCATTTGTTGAATGCAGGGAACTTTGAATTAAAGGCTTCATTGTATTGAACTCATGGCCACCAACACTTTGTCTCCTGTCATTCATTTATCACATTATATGATGTCCAGCCGCCCACAATCAAGTGGGGGTGTATTACAGCCTTGATTGTAATCCTATGCGTGTTACTGCTGCCACAACTACAACATCCAGACCATATCTTGTTCCATAGAGCTTCATAATGCCTGTACAAAGCTGCCTGCCCAGGCGTTAAGTAGCAGTGAGGCAAAACCATAGCCAGGTCTTCACTGTCTGTCAATGAGGCCTCAGCAGACTGTGTAATTGGGATCAAATGCATCCCATTATGTTTGGGAGGACTTACTGTTTCTGCAAGGTTTTGGAGCTTTGTAGTTTAATTACATTGTGCATGTTGAGCTGGTAATTCTTGGTGTAACGGTCATTTTGTGTTAATTCTGATGTCTAGACAGAGTTATGCGTGCTGGCTTGCTCTCCAGCTGTTTTATAGACTACATCGACCTGTTTTAATCCCCTAAAAAAAGAGTAGGTGCTGCTAACTGATGTTGACAACGCGGATCTGTCAGCAGATAAGAAAATGTGACCTTTGTATCCAAATTACACATGCTAAGGTGCCAGTgcgggagggagggatgacGGGCAAATgagtcagcagcagcaaagtgagAGACAAAAAAGAGCTGGGAACCCGGCTGGTGTAAACTGTGTGTACATCCTCTGTGGGGGGGAAGTGTCCTTAGTTGGCAGCCAGGACCTTTCCCAGATAACCTCAGTGTGGAGGCCTGTATCTCACTTCAAGTTGTGAGATTTAATCTGTGGAGGGAATTTTGtttagaaaaacacaaagacttgAAAGCCCTTTCATGAATCTGCAAAGACTGCTTTATACCTCTTGCACCACTTTTGCCACCCACCCTGTCTTTTCTGTTGCATTTTCACTGAATATTCGTTCACTCTCCAGTTTCCAAAGTGTCATTTGGGAATTGATTGGCCTTCAATCACAGCCAAATCTGAGTTTCTACTGCCTTTTGTAGGTGAAAACTATGCTTTTGTTGGCACCAAACACGAGTATTTTGAATTTATGTCCCTTTGAAACATCTGTGCGTTGTTCCAGGACATACagatgtgtaacacacacacatcctccctaAAATGGATTATAAATGTCTGGATTATAGTTATACTTTCAGTTTCTAAGTTagagtgtttttctgtgtacaTTTAATAAGTGAAATTCCTTAGAAGGCGACTGAGCCCTGGGCAGATGAAGTAATCCCACCCGCCCTGTCTCCTCGTCCCTGCAGATGAAGCCGCTCCAAGCCACAAGCCTGGATAGTTGGCGTGAAAGTGTGCAAATCACACATGACGTGAAACAGCTGGCCCAAGAGCCAAAGATAATTCCAATAAAAACCAAGTATAAGTGTTTTGATACACTTTCACTCCCTTTTCCTGAGAGTTAGAGCCGCGCTCTTCCACATTCCCaattctccctctcactcttcCAGGTACACGCCCTTTGACTTGTCAGGGGGAAAAGTtttaaggaaagaaaaaaaaaaaaacctaaatcaCGGAAGAGATTCTGCTGTCCTACTAGTTTGGCAAGTTCTCCAGGCTCAAAGCAGCGTAGAAAGGCGGAGAAGAGGGCAGAAATTCAAATTTGCGCACATTTATACACTTCTCTTGTCCCGCAGACGGTATACGGTGAGTTGAATGCGTCTTTCTGAATTCTCTCAAGTTTTCCTCTGCGTATTAGCATTGTGTTTGTTCATCGTTTTTGCCACGTTTCGATATACTCCTGCAAGAGCCATCCCATGAAACTTGGCCGCGGTCTGACTGCAGGACGGTTTCAATGACTCCAGCCCTCAGAAGTTTTCAGGCTCACGTTGCACTTTTACAAAAGAGGAAAGGATAATAGTTGGGAGctatttttgctttatttacgTTTACTTCTTCGGCTTTATTGACCGTGTTTGATTACCATATGTCCGCTCACTCTGTTTCCCTCGGaaagatatttgatattttcatgtAGATCAGTTGTCAAGTTGCCGATCAGCTGCAAACAGCCTATCAAAAATTGAAGTGACTTCAGGTGACTGAGTTTTGAGCCTAAACATGTTATAGCCAGTGGGCGTCCGGGTCGCGCGTCAAAGCGCAATTTTGCGCACGATATGCTTTTTTATAGAGGCCCGCGAGAGTGACAGCACGGTTTGCTGAGTGGATATCCGTGGGGCTGCGTGGTTTATGACAACTTCTTTCAGGGGTGTTTATCAATATTTTGGTGATAGTGATGATGAGTCCTGGCAAAGCTGCTGCTTGTTGATAGTGTTGCGCACACGTCTCCACCTTCAGCTGTCTGTATTTTCAAACCTATCTGAGGAAATGGATGAAGGACAGCCACTGTATGTCGGCTCACCGCAATTTACAGCCACAACCTAACTTGTTCCTCTGTTAATATTTTATGCCACACGAGCGGTAGTATTGTCATTACTCTGCGCACATACCGTATCACATTCGCCCATTTGGAAACGCAACACTCAATCTCCTTTGGGCTCTGGAGGGAAACGGGAAACCTCTAGTTGTAGGCCtgttcatttaattatttgcGCAGTTGTTTTTTGGCCTTTTAAGACAAATACCGGGGATTAGTTTGTCTCCTGAGTGGGACAAGCCGAGGCTTTGACGTGGGACAGGTGATGCAAGGCTGGGGTTCATTTATCGAAATGAGGGCACGTGTTGGGAGTCTGTCCAAGCAGGCAATACCACCTTAAGAtaggtcagtgtgtgaataatGAATGTGAGAATGGACAGAAATGCAAATCCAAGAATAGAAGAGATGTCTTTGCTGGGTATTTTGGGACAGAACGCACCGAGGGCTGTTCAGGCCCTTGTGTACTCAGGCTGCGGAGGGTGTGTCACCTTGCAGGAAGAAGTCAGCTAAAGTTCCTAAAAAACACGGGCTGTGTCTATAATATGACACGAGAATGACAAAAGTTCATCCAGGGATGGAAATttaaacaataatgataattaaaatgATCCTGATTTTTGAATCCGTGCTCATAACATTATTACTATTGTTGCTAGATACTATATGAAAAACTTGTGGTTGTATTGTTCTTATGTGGTGGCAGAATGGGTCAGAGCAAAATGACAGTTAGAGCTAAGCACAGTGGGCCAAAACCTGAAAAGGGTCAACTGAAATCTTAGGTTTTAATGGTCCAGTGTCAGAGCTCTCTGCTTCTCATGGTATATACTTAGACTGACAGGCTCATGCCCTAATTGGCTCTATATTGTGGTGACAGCTGCAGAGTAACTGCTTGGCTTGGAAGGTGCTTGACTGTGACATGCACTTCAGTAATTGAGATATTAGCTTGCTGTCAATAAATGACCACTCAGCTGACACGAGCAAGATGGCATCCTGCAGAGACGACGAGcctgcagtgtgttttcttaCCAGTAGAAACTGTTGTTTGCTCTGCAGCATTTGAATACTGAGGCTGACAGACGAGTACAGTCGCCTTGAACACATCCTCTCACCGCTTTGGGGCAAACTAGCTCGGAGTTGGCCTGTAAATTCCTGTCTAAGTGATCTCCGCAGACAGCAATGAATGGAATTTCTGCAAAGATGTGTCACCTACTGGCATGTTTTACACTTTGAGCAACTATGCATCCGTTGAGGTCTCAATTTGCGATTGTGTCTCTCTCACAGTCCCGTAACGTCTGGGTAGACTTTTAGAtatttgtgaatgttttaaaatcaaGTCCCATTGTTAAATATGTTTGTAGTGGAGTAGAGAGGTGTAGCAAAGGGAAAATGTGAGCGAGACAATGGAAGGCAAAGGAAAAGATAGTagcactgagagagagaggcaggtaCAGCTGGTGTGAGAgacataaagacagaaagagagagagagagaaagagagagagagagagaggagcagacaggGACTAGGTAATCCCTTAGGTAATCTGAAGCCCAGTCCCCTTGGTAGCTTCAGTAGATCAGATGACCTATCAAAGATCAGAACTTCCATTGTGCATCACAGCTTGTCTCTCAATCAGactccctctcaccctctccacttATCTCACGTCACTATCCCTCCCTCATTGCGCCTCTAGACTCACCACCTGTAACGAAAGGCCTCGCAGGGACATGAGTAGATcctctgtttcattttccaCTGGATGTGCCTATCACTTGAATGTGTTTTGAATCAGACCATCCTGGAACTTCCTCCCTTGTACCGCACGCAACAAGCTCAATAACTTCTGctaatgtgtttgtgatgtgcTTCTGCTGTGAATATGTTTGtgactctatctatctatctatctatctatctatgtaacACCACTGTCTTGGCCTCTTCCTTTTCCCAGAGAGAGGAGTCATGGAGGCTGCCATTCAGACCATGGTGAAGGTCTTCCTGAAGTCGACCAAGGGAAAAGAGAGTCTAGGACAGAAAGAATTCCAGGGCCTTGTCAAGAGCCAGCTCTCCAACATCCTTTCGGTTAGGAAATTTCCATTGAACCTCTGTAAAATGTTACCAACACTTGCACAATGCAGCCAGTCTTAACCTGTCCAGATTTTTAACACGAGTATTGTGACCAAATGGTGGTGTAATAGACAGTGGGTGAATTGGGAAAGTGATCCAATATGATAGAATGACATTCATCAGCATGATAATGTAAATAGAGCCATTGATAGAGGGTCATTTACTGATTGTGCATAGTGATTTTGTCCGGGTAGAGTTACTCATCATCGTGCTTGATTATCTCATGGATGTGTGTGCCTACTACCCAGGACACAGATAGCAAGGAGGCGATCAAAAACATGGGCCAAGGACTGGATGCCGACCACGACGGCAAGGTTGGTTTTGAGGAGTACATGAAGCTGGTCGGCTACCTGGCGGTCTCACTCAGCGAGCAGCGTACCGTCGCCACAGAGGAGCCTGCCCAAAATGCTGCATCCGGACAGGTGGCAGAAAGCGTCccagacaaagaggaggagaagccaGAAGCAAACGCAGAGGTAAAAGAGGAAGCAAAGCCAGAGGCGAATGAAACGGCAAAGGCAGAGCCAGCTACCGAAGCCAAGGTAGACGCAAATGCAGACGCAACGGTACAAGTAAAAGTAGAAGTAAAGGCAGAGGGGGAGACGGAGCCcgtggcagtggaggaggtggagatccCAGCAGCGACGGCGGTGGCGGCAGTAGTAGAGGCAGTGGAAGAGGTCGTGAAAGAAGAAGGGAAGGcggaggaaacagaaaaggtgGAGGAGCCTGCAGAGAAGCTGCCTGCAGCTGCGGATGAAGAAGCggagaagaagacagaggaggcGACCTCATAGGGGACAATCCATTCCTTCACATAAAAATCATACTACACGCTTACATTAGACACCACAAAATACAAAGCATTAATGCCAAAATGAGTTGGTAAGCCACTAAAAAATGTCCATAATATCTAAACACTACAAACCCAGTTCTGGAGAAACCCCTTTCCTtatatatgataaataatacATGTACATGATAGTAGAATTAATGCTATACTAGTTACCACTATGTTCATATGTACAGCATGTGCATCCCACTATATAGCACATTTACCTCATTATGATACTACGTACTATGATAGCATGCAGACGTACACTACCATATGCATGCCATATCCCTGTGAAAACTTTACTGCAAAATATGAtttacctgcagcagcacactgacacacatggCCAAAGTGTCACTGTTTGTTAACACACCACTGCAGCCAAGATGTTTGTCCTCTCCCCACCTTTGGCTTTATCTGGGTCTCTTCTTCAGCTCTCCTACACTGCTAACTGTACACAGGCCATCTGTAAAACATCAGCAGTACACACCATCCTAAGCACTAATGGCTTAAAGGAgtagtttcacattttggggAATATGCTTAACTAGTTTTATTGCCAGGAGTAAGATGAGACCATTGCTACCAATACTATGTATCCATTCAATGTGAAGCTTCAGCcagcagctagttagcatggGTTAGCATAAATACTGCAAACAGTGGAGAACCGGTAGCTTGGCTTGGCTACCAACACCGGTTTTTGGACCaagccaagctagctgtttccccatttccagtgGTTATGCTAGAATAAGCTAATTAGCTTTAATGGTATCAATGTTCACATCTAGCAAGAAAGCTAATTAGTGTTTTTCCCAACATTTCCAAGTATTCCCATAGTGATTGCATGAAAAATCTGTCAGTAACACTTGACCCATTTTTTTTACGTTCTCGTCTTTTTACTCACAATGCTATGGAGCTGATTTGACAATAAACAGATTGTTTTGTTAAAGCTTTGCGTTACTTCAGCTCATCTTAATTGTGTACTCCATGCCCCATCacaccctcttctctctctctctttctaatCTACTCCATggactctctgtctctttcttttttttctgtgattccCAGACACGGTCACTTCTTCGGGATCTTTCAGTATATTCTCTTCGCTCGTAGTCAGATGTGAATTAGGAACTGGAAGATCAGGTGTGGCTCTTGGCTAAATAATTGACGTTCAAGAATGGAATCCACACCAAAGGACCCTTACGGTCAAAAGGGAGCCTAAAATAGTCCCGTGGGAGTGGACTGATGACTAGCAGAGCAGATCACAGAGCATGCTCATGCAACCTAATCCACCTGGATTATAGCTGGTAGAGAAGAACAAAATTATAAGCACAAGAGGTCGAGAAACTCATAAAAGGTGTCACTCAGTGGCAGTTCCATCTCAAGTGCTTTACGATACAATGTCTTCTGAACTTTATGGCGTTTAAACCTTCAGGTTGTAATTCTTGATCCATAAAGGTGCTGAATGGTACATAATCTGGAGTGAGTCTGGGTAGCACTGGACTAGAGTGACAGAAATGTGGCCTTTGTTTTGGGGGGGCTCTCTTTAAAATCGCACATTGTTGTCTGTTTTCTGACGGTTTTAGCACCACTTGTTCTGGCTTGCGTGTTTGTTTGTCGGTCACACCCTCATACA containing:
- the s100a11 gene encoding protein S100-A11, giving the protein MEDAICTLVTQFKKYAGKDGSSSTLSKDEFQNLVISQLPNYVKNASDPGAIEQLMGSLDENNDGELTFSEFWQLIGKLASKQGGFSQ
- the s100u gene encoding S100 calcium binding protein U; translated protein: MEAAIQTMVKVFLKSTKGKESLGQKEFQGLVKSQLSNILSDTDSKEAIKNMGQGLDADHDGKVGFEEYMKLVGYLAVSLSEQRTVATEEPAQNAASGQVAESVPDKEEEKPEANAEVKEEAKPEANETAKAEPATEAKVDANADATVQVKVEVKAEGETEPVAVEEVEIPAATAVAAVVEAVEEVVKEEGKAEETEKVEEPAEKLPAAADEEAEKKTEEATS